Part of the Falco naumanni isolate bFalNau1 chromosome 3, bFalNau1.pat, whole genome shotgun sequence genome is shown below.
ccgTAATATCACCTGTATATGAGTGTCGTGTCTGTATTAAACAGCTATGCCCTAGAACAATTTATCTTGAGCACAGATTTAATCGCACTTAACATATGCCACTGAACAAGATTAGCTATACTTGAACAAATCTTAAATGCTGATTATTTTATTGCAGTTCTTATAAAAACCTTTTACATTCACAGTTGTACATGGCGGTCATGTATAAAAGGAAGGATTTGGGATTTTGGGGTAGTTGGAGACcgggattattttattttcttcagacagGCATTTTTTGCCATTGAACTATGATATTAACCATGATAGTAAGAAGTTTCTACATCACGTCTCAGCAGTTCAGTCAGACAACATCAAAGTAATATTTATTCTTGCATTGCATTGCAGTTGGAAAGCCTTTTTATTATATTAGAATAAAACAATATACTAAATTCATATATTACTGGATTTTTAGACAGAAAGTAGATTTATTATTATGACAGCAGatactgtttctgaaacaaaagcttttcagttCAACGTTCTGCCTCTTCACTACCCATAGAAAACTGTTCCAGGATTTCACTTAATTACACTTGAAAATTTTAGGTCAATGTTCATTTGAAGGTTCGACAGTGCCAAAATTATTAGGGGTTTTTTAGGTGTTTTGAGTGGGTcggttggttggttgttttttttcctcatgtaaaGGAAATGCTTTCAAACATTAACTGgttgaagaaaaatagaatttaagTAACTTTTTCCCAAATACCACTGTTAATTGGAGAAAAGGTAATGATCTAATTATGAGAGGCTATGACTTTCATTCTAAGTATTATCTTCATAAGAAACTTGGATATACAGTAAATTACATACCAGTAGATGACGGTGAGGTTATCTTCACTTTCTGCATTATATTAACCCACAGAAGTAAATGATTTTTCAATACACACACCCTAACATTTAACTGGTGTGAAGAAGTTAACAAAGTCAATATTAAATTTCATGTAACTTGTaattagataaaaaaaaatcccactgaaaatACACCAATAATAACAATTTCCATCCTTCTATCACTTCTTTGATCTGGATTTATCCAGATGAATTTCATCAGAcgaaactgaaaaaatacatgaagaaaaagaaaacgtAAGGGGAAGTTAGAAAACTTGCAATCAGTCATTGACTGTCACAGATGAGTAACAAAAAGGAGCAAGTCTACCATGGACCTTGCACTTTAGTACCTTTTACTTTCAATACAGCCTAGAAAGACAGGAGTTTCTCAAACAATCCTAGCCACCAGCATACTGTCATTGGTGGCAAGATCTGGAAAAGATGTCAAAAGCTAAAGAGGAACTCATGAGAGGTCCTATCACCCACTGACTCTCTCAATGCAGGCAGAAAACACACCAGGAGTGGCACCTGCCATGCCACCTACCCTGCGAACCAACCCCTCTTCCATTTTCAGGAATGACAAGAGTTATATTCTTCTGCCCGAGATTTGGGAATTTCCCTAACACCTTCTCCAttcagcagagctcagcagaagTTTTCACCATGACAAGGTAAGACGCCTCAACAGGaatagttttcattttgctggtgCCCCCACACAGGAgtttaaaaagtataaaaagatAACGAGATTAATTTCACAGACTTgatttttccaacctaaacatTTTCCAAACTTTACATTCATAAGAACCATTGAGTATCTTCAAGTTATTGTGCAATAATAAAGTCTTGAAGATTACACTTTTAGAGTTTTCAGCATCATAAGACTGCAAGATACTACTCGCGCAGAATAGTTCAGGTAAATTTTCCATTAACTCAAAATGGGAGTGTTTAAACCAGAAACAatttcacttcagaaaagaaCAGGTTGGAAGACTATTAGAACActcacatttgttttattttcttctcagtgatACACGGCAGACAACCAGGGAAGAAAGgtgctctgaaagaaaatacaaagcacacTTTTCAGTGGAAATCTGAATatgcagcagcagacagaaaatcttttgaaaatccAGACAATTCCATCAGAAACTGAACAAGACAGCTGCTGTCTCCTGATGGAAGCAGACGGCTGGGGCAAAGAAAAAGGTGTGTGGGGGGGAATGTTCTGTGGGAACACAACACTGCCAAAAATCTCTTCAGCCCAGATACCCCCTTGGTTGATGCAATATGGTCAAACACAGAAGCATCCAGTGACAGTCTGAGAAATTCAAgcagtgttttccttcctttcttatTTGAAAGGTGTATAACTGAAAAGACAACACGTATCATTAAGAAATAGATGTGAAGTTGATCACGTGATGATAGATGACCTAGCCATTTCATGAATAATTtgggaaaatacatttgaatTACTTCATCTACTTGAGCAACATTTCCCATTTAAATAGCTGGAACCAACAGGGATTCCTTTTAAAAGCTGCCCTTCTTACTGTGGCAGGCTCAGCTGAGAACACAATGCCCTGTTCACAGCCATGCAAACTGGAACTGCAGCTGAACAGTTTTGCAAATTAAAGGAAACTGGAAATTTTGAAGAACAGATGAGACAGGAACACCTGTATCTGATGTTAAACGTGTGTTAAGTTTTACAAACCTTGCATTACCTTTGCTAcagctcctcttcctttcaCTGTATGTTGACTCTTTCCTCCACACATGACTGCTCTAATGGCACTTGAGCTATCAAGTGTCAGGAGCAGTACAGATTCCATCACACATTCCTGCGCCATCTGCATCCAAAATACTTAATTCTCACCCACCAAAAGTGAAACATCAAACATCTTGTTTATCTTTCCTTCCTCATTCTACACAAGGAAagattcctttcctttttaagcCTGTTTCCTGAGGGCTGGAGCCCTGCCTACAACCCTCAGCAGTACCATCTTCAAAGTTCGCACTTTGAGAGACTCAGTAGCTTACCAAAGCATGCGGCCAGCTGGCTTGAAAGAATCACAGCCTCCTGTCTCAGGAGGCAGAACACCTCTTATTTCTGAGTTACttcccaaaaccaaacaaataaccATTGCCTCCACTCCCTACAACATCCTATTCCTACTTTACATGGCTTTGACAGAAAAGAGTAGGTATTGCCTTACCAGGAAAGTCATAGACATGCATGCTAATGCCACACGAAATGCTAAAATGCTCTGCTAAACCTCAgcctttgaaaaggaaagaaaaaaaaaagcaaagcacactGCAGGCAAATTGCATGTGCTGGAGTGCTGTGATCAAACTTTGCTTCAAAATATTATGGATTTCTACTAGATCTTGCAGCTTTCTAATCTTTGAGGTCTTAATTGCAGAGGATGACTTAATTCACATACATGCTCAATGCCAAGCCCTGCCTTGGTACAAGGGTTACGTTATCAGGCATACAGCAAGCTTTCTGTATCTGGCAGTGTCTTAGAATTTCTCTTCCACTCTCACAGCTGTGAAGCTGATTGAATAGGAGGTAGGAATAACTAGCATTACAGGCATCTTGACTATAAACATTTCAACCCCACCTGGATTGTGCTAATTTTACAGGCGGCTGTAAAATTAACTCTTACTCACCTTTCACCACTTACCAAAGACACATTTGAGcacaagtttatttttccccaaatattCTGAAGTAGAACAAACACAGAGAAGAGCATCTACACAGACTTACTaacaaaacaccagcaaaatCCCGTGTGCTGGGGGACACCACCATACCAGCCCCAGCAGTACAAAACAGGAGAAGGCAGTTTCCTCTTAAGTGGCAAAAACTATGAATTATTTCTGGTTAGTGTTTTAGGACTTAAGTACTTTTCTATGTATTCTGTAACTTACCAGCTGCAGACAATACGAAGAAGAGTTACTTTCTACCAAGgttggggggttgtttgtttaaaaaataaaaactaaaaaaaagccaacaaaaccaaatcagttATAAACAAGACCTAAGGAGCTGGTagtattttgctgaatttgAATAGTGACTCTAAGTTCCAACTACACAAAAACATGTGAACAATTGTACATATGTTTTGTAACATAAATTGTTTATCCTtgattttctcatttatttgtgtAATTTCCCAGGGTTTAAAATGTCACTccctttttaaagcaaatggaCAGCATCCAGTGAAAATATGGAGATCGACACCGTGGTGGTGgtgttcttttttaaactttgcaACTAAGTAAGAACTATTTGCTTACTTGGAAGACAAGAGATGGTGTGTTACCTTTGACGTACATCTAGATGAAATGGAGACTTTTgttacaatctttttttttttaagggaaaaaaaccaacaaataatTATCAAAAAGTTAGGTTACAGTATATACGcagaccttttaaaaaatatattccagtTATGTtctggcaatttttttcttgctttcaaaagTACGATTTAATATAATCAATATACAGAAATACTATGAAAAGTCAACTAACAAGGTTAAACAATATagaacagtaaaaaatataaaaatataaaccagtaaccattaaaatttaaatgtttaagtCAGATGTCCAAATTTTACAAtgtctttcatattttttgttttagatCATTACGGTATAGAACACTCCACAAATCTTTTTGTgaatgaaatttttatttacacACCGTATCCGGAAGCAGATACATAAATCCttatacaattatttttcaaaaatgtgcAAGAAATTACTATAATTTTGtttacaaaccaaaacacattaaaatcaaTGGACTTTGGATAATTCACTCTGTGGCGTGCTTAGTACAAATAGTGCACACCAGGTCTGAAACAGAGAGAAGTGTAAACTACAGCAATCTGGATTGTAAGCATTAACTTCATGGCACTCAGTCACCACTATAAAAATTCTTCAACCCAACAGGTATTCATACAAAATTCTTTAAGAATTTTTCATTATCTGAGTAGAATTTAGAACACTTTCCAGATACAACAATTCCATATTTCCCATATTATGAACTACCATCTAgcccatttttttatttataaagaatgcttataatttttattctttgcagtcataaaaaggttttaagaaattaaatcgGCAATCATGAATTTATCCATAGCTTAGCTCAGAATTTGAAAGTTTGGAACACAGAAATACTTCTCATCAGAATCACAGCCCATATATTGCTGGTATgctattttaaattcataattCCAGTATTCACATCGATAAAAtgcatcaaaacaaaaactgcaCAAGATTTCACTTAGCCCAGCAGTCAATATTCATAGAAAGAAATTGACTTTAACAGAATGCAAAGTCAGCTCATCTGAGAACAAAGAGTTTAACTAATAATTGCATTTCTGATCCTTCTGacagaaaaagattttgatAAAAAGATGGCATTCACTATGGCAACAGTAGGATAAGTGCTATATCCTTCAAAGTATAGTATAGATTAAAGTATACAAATCACTTTCAGTTGTTCATAACACTGGcttacaaaaaccaaaaaaaaaaacccacagaggaAATtgtgcaaatttatttttctatttccaaaTACAAGATGTggttttactcttctgattgGTAAAACAGACAATGTTATCAATAACGTCAATCATTTCAGATGCtcaaataaaagttttatttcaaagtttcattttcaaaaacatttttcccacAATTCAATTGCATAAAAAGCATATCTTTTTAATCCTTAAACTGTTGTGCTGAATAAATAGCCATATTTCTACTCTATAAGGATCACAGTCGGTTAGCTTTTATTCCTAGCGTATCTACTTCCAAAGGCCCCCAAACTATGCTCCATCATCTTCCTATTATCTGTCAAGGAAACTTCTTTCCTCTAATTTTCATGAAGCAGAAGTCAACACAATTTTTGTGGTTACTCTGAGTAATTCTAAGTTGTCTCATAACTAAATGTTACTGTGTTTCTTTCATATTAATCTTTATTATAAGAAACGGTAAGTatctttaatgttttcaaagtaatttttctgggTTCCTTCTCCTGGCTGGCCAGTTACCTCAGCATGAAAAAATACTCTGAGGTTCTAATTAACGAAACCTGTAAAAGTAAGTATTTGTGTCTACTTATTACtgatttaaagtattttgagcTTAGCAGAAATATCACCACCACTTTTTTATTTAGAAGCAAAGCGGTATATGGTTCTCATATCCTAGGCATCCACCACTTTACAGTGTTCCTTTTGTGGAAgatttggggggggtgggggggggtgggcggggaGAGTTAACTAGACCTGATTAAGTTCACAGGTGAAGAACACAGCAAGGAAGGCAATTAAAAAGATGGATAGCTGAAccaaagtgtttttaaaaaaaaaaaatgcatcaattTGTATCAGTGAACGAACTAACATTTACAAAGGCATGGGCAAGAAATTTAACATGTGTGTTCTTACACATTTTTCAATTCAGGAACAAGACCAGGATATTATAGcttcaaatatttatgtttcaATGTAATGGCATAGGATAAACATATCTAATCCATTCAATAGTGGTattaaaatggcaaagaaaatatttaatatactATAATCTTTCAAAGATTCTGTAGAATGCATAGGTCCTCTAGCTTGTATGgggaaagaatttttaaagtgaagaaaatgcCAGAGGTCTTCTTCCAAAAGTATGTGTCTGAAATCCATAaaaatgattttctttttcctccccacagACAGAATCAGAACACTGTACCATACAATAGGTTATTGTGCCTTCTGAATAAAGTTAGTGATCCTGATTCAggtccgggggggggggggggggcggggcagggggggagaggggagctggagggggggTAAGTCagtagagggaaaaaaagaaaacagaattcacACTTTCATACATAATATCTCAATGGCAGAGCCAACAAATTATCCATATAGACTGctctagattatttttttttaagtttaaaactTTATCAGACTAAAGAAAGAATCCTTATTCTCCCTCCctttaaaagcaaaggcagcctTTATCTacctttgattttattttttttattttttagttaaaCATTATggtcaaaaaataaattaaaaaaatataaattttgtCTATCAATTCAGGCAACCCAAGATGTAGTGCTACTGCACCACCTTGCAGCAATACTGTATTCATTATTAAAGACTTATTTCAGGGGACAAAAAGATTAGCttcaacaagaagaaaatgaccTAAACAAGAAAGCTTTATCAAAGATGAACAGCATTTTCTAAGCTGATGTTTACTGACTAGCCACTCCTACCAGAAATGGGGAAGATGACAttctaaaatacaaaacaaggGGTAGaggcaagcaaagcaagccTCCCTCCCAAACTAGCTCCCTTTTACAAATAACtcataaaagataaaatcatggggaaaagaaacctgaaacaaatcagaaaaatgccATGGATTAACCTTGTATGACGAAAATATTAATGTAGAACCTGTACTCCCCACTGAAAGTCTTTTTCCCTACAGAAGGTTAGAATAACTGTAAGCTTTCCAAATGCCAGAATCTTTGACAGATACAAACATTTACTTAATTGATTCAATATTTCATACGTCAAAACATATTTCATGACagtaaacaaacattttctgcattcagtGTATATCCAAACCTCTTTTCCCCATAATTTGAAAGGCTGTGAGAACAGAGCTTTAGAGATGCATTTTAAGCATCTTTCATCCAAAAAAACATTATCAGTCCTGTTCCTTCCTCCCCAAAGGATAtccaaaaaaaagggggaaattgGGATCCAAAGGACATTAGTGTATTACTGcacttttgaaatgaaaaaaatgcagaaaatggaaaataataaaaatccaagTAGCTTGAACATATATTGTAGAAGTCATCCTATTAGAAGTTTTACCCCATCCTTAAAATGGCTTATCAATTTATGGTCTATTCCCACCCCAGcaagaggaggcaggagggaaaaggacagaaagaggGGACCTGGTAGGTGTTCATTTATGTAACTAATGGCatgattttaaaagacagtatttgACAAGACCCCAATACCACAATTTCCTTATAGGTACTACACATTGACTTtcataggctttttttttttaaaggccatTTTTAGAAGGACAAAATATTGAGACAAGAAGAAGGCTGAATCAGCCTTCTCAAAGACAAGAGTCTACAGACAATACAAGGTTTAGGagaaaggtggggtttttttccagagataTGCTGCATAACCATGTTCTTATCACACAGCTCTGTATGTTCTACATTAGGACATATCTCTATAGAAATTTGTAATTAGGATactaggaaataatttttaacatagATGTAAATTCTGTGATTTAGAATACCAATATGTTTTTTATCCacaatcattttttttcaaacaggctattttaaaggaaaaaaattccattcaacaagtttcattttacttttacttATGGTTGAATACACATGAAATGTGCTTTCAATGCATAAAAATCACAGTGGATAGCAGCAAAGGACTTGGGGGAAATTAAGGAGAATTTGATCATTCACATTGTGATTAATCTGCACATTGATGAAAGATAGCTATTtcacacttctgaaaataaactggAGATcattcttccccccaccccccccaaaaaaaagaagccccccaaaatacacaaaaaatcccaaaacaaacataaatcCAAAATGCATTACTTTCCTTttacacacaaaaatgaaatatttttatggcaGCAAAAGATTTTGATAATAATGAAAGTCTGTAAACTGTAATTCaatctctttttgttgttgttgttcccaAAGTGCAAGATGCAAGATTCCCGTAAGCTTTCAGTAGTGCTTTTCCTGTAAATAATCCTTCATTTTGTTTGGCAAAGGCAGTTTCTGAATCAGGTCTATTCTGGTGTACTGACGTATAACAAAACGACACAGGTATTGTAAAGAACGCACCTGCATGAACCGAGATACTGGATTTGTCAGTCTCACTGGGTAAGTTGCAGATCCAGGCAGTCGGGATCTCGAATAGCAGAAAGCTCCATTTTCAGAGTCCCTGATTGAATGTTCAATTAAGTCAACTATAGATGTATGTCCCTCCACATCTGGTTGTTCATAAAAGCTAAACCTACCATTTGAGTGTTCAATTCTAGTGTGAAGAGTTTTTCCATGGGAACGAAAACTCAAACTTAAAAGATAACGATCATCAGAACTATCTCGAACGAGAAACGAGCCATCAGGCACATTAGCTAattttccctctgcctcccaaCGTGTAATGGGGCCCCAGTACCATCCTTGTTTTGCaagttttttcagttcttctgtgaGACTTGTCACAACCATAGGACCACTGTTCTGAACAGAATCATAAACTCTTCCAACTCCAGGGGCAGTGTTAGGATCAAAATTCAAATGGCAGCGCATACTTTCAGCCACATGGGCATCTGTGCCATTTAATCCATTGAAGTTCCTTTGGATTTGATTATTCTGCATTGGAGGTAGCAAAGGTGAGAGTGGAGGGACATCGCTGTGATTAACTCTTGAGCTTTGCAACATGACCCCTGTGGTACCAATCAACAAGCCATTCACTGTCTGGTCCACAAAGATATCCGGTGCAACGACTACATCCTGATCCACTTGGCTCTCTTCTTCATGGAAAGCATTCCCCCCCACTTGAGAAGAAACAGTTGAAACTTCCATGGGTGAGGAACTATCCAGACAGTAACTACGTGATCCTTCCAAAGGATACATTCCCTCATCTAAAGGCACAGTATACTGAATGTAGTCCTGAGGCATTAATCCAATAACTACAGGCACATGTTCATCAATATGAAGATGCAAGTCCCCATTCTGAGATTCcgtattttttaatgcattgttTTGTTCCTGGAACACGCTGTCTGACTGCAAGTCATGGAAGTCCTTTCGAACACCATTCAGTGCTGGGCTTGGATTAGAGGAATGGACCAAGGCCTTCACTTTCACTTCCATTTTGATGCAAGTCTCTTCTGAATTTGTAGGTCGAAGGGGCCATGGAGTTGGACTGTAATGGTGATTACGGAGGGAGGTGGATCTCAGAGGTCTTTGAGCTCGCACGTCTTTGAAGGTTATTGGagcagatgaggaagaaaaggtgTCATCATCTGCAGAGCTTACAGATGGtgtgctgcctttgcctttctgtttttgttttgctgaaagcCTCCTTTTTAACGTACCCATTAAGCTTTCACTTTTTGATCTATTTTTGCCGCCTTTTTCATCTTCACTATTGACTTCACAGCTAGCCAAATCTTTACCATAGCAGCTGCCAAACAAGGAGTCATCTTTTCCAAATTCACTTAACGATGGCTGCTGAACCACTACAAAGTCACTTTCatctttacttttatttaagtTAAAGGACTTGCGAATTGTTTTGAGactaattttcttcattatgaCAAGTTACCAAGTCTGGCTGATCAGCAGTGCTTGTGGTGATACAGTCCTAACACATGCAGAGCAGCTTCTGCTTCATTTATGTGTTTTATCCAGTCTCATTTAACTTCAAGAGCCATTTCctggaaacaaataaaaaacaattaacttcacaaaagaagtattttaaaaattatccatAAGGGTTTCCCCCtctccaaacaaaacagaaattgcaGTACTTAAGTAACAGGCATCAAATAGAAGTAAATACAGGCAGCTGACTTGGAAACCAATCAGGCTCAAAAAATGTATCTTCTACATCTGCCTTGGTGATTTCCGCaacttttttctgatttcaccatgctattttttaaatacacacacattatATCACACTCACAGGCACATACATTTAATGCCTCTATATAAAATGTTCATGCACAGAAACACTCCTATCTTTCAGAAggctcctaaaaaaaaaaaaatcgccACAAAAATAACTACAGAATACAAAACTATAGGAGATAACAGGATTCCTACACACAGGTTAAACTGCAATTAGTCCTAAAAACATGGTCTTACAAGGTCATACTTTCTTTACACAGGGAAGTTGAGCAATATTCAAATAGTTACATAATTATAGAAAAACTAACTCTAGTGAAAAAAATAGACACCAACAGCAAAGTAGCATCTGTTCAGAGCAAGTCACAGGAGTCCCCTCCTGAACATCTATGAAAGAGAAGTTACTGCCAAACTCTGTTTTAGGCACAGAGGAGGTCAAATCACAGGCTATCCCTGCTAGTACTATTggagcttttcttccttcagtacTTCTGTCACGACTAAGTGGACACATCTGTTCACAACCCAGTCAATTGCTCCCACCTGGCATCTTCCAGCATCATGTACTCACCTCCTCCATAAATTTGACTTTTCAGcttggttttttggggtggggtggcaggggctgTATGTTTggggaggttttttgtttggtttggggttttttttgtgtgtgtgttttttttaatgttggttAGACCTTCCAAagcaagcagctctgcagagaaggaaagaacaagaagggaaagaggagaaagggaagctgctgctgccaaaaaaaTAGTCTTACTGTTAGTAGTAGCCATTATTCCACGTACCTCCAAACATGTGTGATGTTAGCAGCACAAAGTGCAGCAGTAAGCCTGGCTCCAGGCTAAGCATGGCAAGCTGGAGGAGCCGAAGAGTCTTTCAAGAAATCTTTCAAGCTTGGGGGACTGAGGGGAAAGTAAAACAGTCCTTATGCGTGCGCTTCCCACTTTTCTCCCATTGTATCGCAATACAAGCAACTGAGAAAAATAGTGCAATGAACTAAGTTTTATTAGCTAAACAGTATGATTTTCTTAAATAACCATtcaaaaattgcaaaaaagCATGTAAAGAGAATGACTACTATAATCAAACATGAATCCATTGACTCTTGTCATCTATCCTCTTGTCCAGCCCAGCTCTTATGGTCCTCAAATACACAAAGGCTAAAGTATCATATCCAAAGCAAACTGAAAGACAATGCAAGGCAACTACGGATTCTGAGcttcaaaaaaatcttgaaacattttaagtaaAGCCCTGCTGCCGGGGTGTTGAACACTGTTCTCATAAAGAGCAGAAGCATTAAAGCTTGATTTACTCGGATTTGTACCCTAGCCTTATCTTCAGGTTCCCTACACTACCTGCATTACCCTACCTCAAAgaccttttctgtctttgccaTAACCTCCAACATTTCCTAAGTCCATTTTTTGAGTGTCTTCAGctcttcacatttctttttcttttatcaaaCTAAACCACACTTTCCTTTCTCTCAACGGGGAGAAACTAAGTTTCTCTTCTGCCTGTAAACTGATTTACTTGCCATcagcagagaacaaaacatCCCCAAAAAACTTGATTCCTAAACAAAAGACTAAGAACTAACCTTTGCtataaacaaatattaaaaccttaaaaaaaaaaaaaaaaacaaaaaacacaggaCCAGTATTTTATTAGAAGTTCACTGCTTATTTGCCACTTTTAACCTGACCCCTGTGGTACCAGGAGTCCTGAcacattaaaaaacatattcCACTTAGATAATTTGGAGATGATACTGAGATATGcacaagtattttcaaatgttaagaCActacttttgttttccttgcctTATGACAGATAAATGCAGAACCATAACATTTCATGTTTTGAAATACTTATGTTTAATATGAGCTCCATATGTTTGGAATTGGGAAATATGGAAGTactgggaaaaaaccccacacaagTAGAATATATTTAGTGGGTTTACATGCCTGGAATTTGGCATATCAGAATAACTGACAAAGTACAGTATTAAGAAAAACCTACAGATAAAGGAAGAGTTACATGTCAGCTATAAGTAGACTCAAAACACCCTGTTGACCTTCTATTCCTAAACCATTTGGGTTTTGCCATCTTAACAAT
Proteins encoded:
- the SOCS6 gene encoding suppressor of cytokine signaling 6 — its product is MKKISLKTIRKSFNLNKSKDESDFVVVQQPSLSEFGKDDSLFGSCYGKDLASCEVNSEDEKGGKNRSKSESLMGTLKRRLSAKQKQKGKGSTPSVSSADDDTFSSSSAPITFKDVRAQRPLRSTSLRNHHYSPTPWPLRPTNSEETCIKMEVKVKALVHSSNPSPALNGVRKDFHDLQSDSVFQEQNNALKNTESQNGDLHLHIDEHVPVVIGLMPQDYIQYTVPLDEGMYPLEGSRSYCLDSSSPMEVSTVSSQVGGNAFHEEESQVDQDVVVAPDIFVDQTVNGLLIGTTGVMLQSSRVNHSDVPPLSPLLPPMQNNQIQRNFNGLNGTDAHVAESMRCHLNFDPNTAPGVGRVYDSVQNSGPMVVTSLTEELKKLAKQGWYWGPITRWEAEGKLANVPDGSFLVRDSSDDRYLLSLSFRSHGKTLHTRIEHSNGRFSFYEQPDVEGHTSIVDLIEHSIRDSENGAFCYSRSRLPGSATYPVRLTNPVSRFMQVRSLQYLCRFVIRQYTRIDLIQKLPLPNKMKDYLQEKHY